Proteins encoded by one window of Arabidopsis thaliana chromosome 2, partial sequence:
- the RIC6 gene encoding ROP-interactive CRIB motif-containing protein 6 (ROP-interactive CRIB motif-containing protein 6 (RIC6); CONTAINS InterPro DOMAIN/s: PAK-box/P21-Rho-binding (InterPro:IPR000095); BEST Arabidopsis thaliana protein match is: PAK-box/P21-Rho-binding family protein (TAIR:AT4G28556.1); Has 458 Blast hits to 374 proteins in 75 species: Archae - 0; Bacteria - 0; Metazoa - 116; Fungi - 30; Plants - 184; Viruses - 3; Other Eukaryotes - 125 (source: NCBI BLink).), which translates to MQLTMSSSKMKSLLKGLRYISQVFESEKEEEIQIGNPTDVKHVAHIGWDGPSANATAPSWMTEFNSGGGFESAEGVGEDDSSIKCMSEYGGRSRDLPNLPKSTRKAASEKGSPTKDKSSDKTKRRSSNKGTSSSSRRPKEATEEQDELSSWPSGLPEIPKKSRRKKKSTKETAVNGGSSRSTRRSDVDNMSEYMSETGSVRSMPQFDNRDDF; encoded by the exons ATGCAACTCACAATGTCAAGCTCCAAGATGAAAAGCCTCTTGAAAGGGCTCCGATACATTTCTCAAGTATTTG aaagtgaaaaagaagaagaaatacaaatcGGAAATCCAACGGACGTAAAACATGTTGCCCATATCGGTTGGGATGGACCATCCGCTAATGCCACCGCACCAAGCTGG ATGACTGAGTTCAACTCCGGCGGGGGATTCGAATCTGCTGAAGGAGTCGGAGAAGATGATTCCTCCATAAAATGTATGTCGGAATATGGTGGTCGGTCTAGAGATTTGCCAAACCTACCAAAATCTACGAGGAAAGCAGCGTCCGAGAAAGGTTCTCCGACAAAAGACAAATCATCAGACAAAACTAAACGTCGCTCTTCTAACAAAGGGACATCGTCATCGTCGAGGAGACCAAAGGAAGCCACTGAAGAACAAGACGAGTTGTCTTCTTGGCCTAGTGGATTACCGGAAATTCCAAAGAAATctaggaggaagaagaagtcgaCGAAAGAAACCGCGGTTAATGGAGGGTCATCAAGATCGACAAGAAGATCTGATGTCGATAACATGTCGGAATATATGTCTGAGACTGGTTCTGTGAGATCTATGCCTCAATTCGACAATAGAGATGATTTTTGA
- a CDS encoding Ypt/Rab-GAP domain of gyp1p superfamily protein translates to MVPVIGSGKYVTMAVVQENGNPIDESSVENQGWIVKNTVTDERVLQWMLSLHQIGLDVARTDRYLCFYENDRNQSKLWDVLAIYTWLNLDIGYVQGMNDICSPMIILFDDEGDAFWCFERAMRRLRENFRATATSMGVQTQLGVLSQVIKTVDPRLHQHLEDLDGGEYLFAIRMLMVLFRREFSFLDALYLWELMWAMEYNPTMFATYEELENRNNAASDPKLLKRYGKFERKYINSGQNEQHRNTLAVFVVASVLQTKNKRLLKEAKGLDDVVQILGDIAGNLDAKKACKEALKIHEKFLKKANSNKQ, encoded by the exons TCAAGAAAATGGGAACCCAATAGACGAATCTTCTGTAGAAAACCAAGGATGGATCGTGAAAAACACTGTTACAGATGAGAGAGTGCTACAATGGATGCTCTCACTACACCAGATCG gcCTTGATGTTGCTAGAACAGATCGGTATCTCTGTTTTTATGAGAATGATCGTAATCAATCAAAACTATGGGACGTTCTTGCCATATATACGTGGTTGAATCTTGATATTGGTTATGTTCAGG GAATGAATGATATATGTTCCCCAATGATAATCCTCTTTGATGATGAAGGCGACGCTTTCTGGTGCTTTGAGCGGGCAATGCGGAGACTA AGAGAAAATTTCAGGGCAACAGCAACATCAATGGGTGTCCAGACTCAACTGGGTGTGCTCTCACAGGTCATTAAGACAGTGGATCCTCGTCTCCATCAACATCTAG AGGATCTCGATGGTGGGGAGTATCTATTTGCTATTCGGATGCTGATGGTACTTTTCAGGAGAGAATTCTCTTTCCTTGACGCTTTGTACCTTTGGGAG CTGATGTGGGCGATGGAGTACAATCCAACCATGTTTGCAACGTACGAGGAACTAGAAAACCGAAACAACGCAGCATCCGATCCCAAGTTACTAAAACGGTATGGCAAGTTTGAAAGGAAATACATAAACAGTGGGCAGAACGAGCAACATCGCAACACGCTTGCTGTTTTTGTGGTCGCAAGCGTTCTACAGACAAAGAACAAACGTCTCTTGAAGGAGGCCAAAGGCTTAGACGATGTTGTTCAG ATACTAGGAGACATTGCGGGTAATCTTGACGCCAAAAAAGCATGTAAAGAAGCGTTGAAGATCCATGAAAAATTCCTGAAAAAG GCTAATAGTAATAAGCAATAA